The sequence below is a genomic window from Mytilus edulis chromosome 2, xbMytEdul2.2, whole genome shotgun sequence.
ccaaattcatgtatttggttttgatgttatatttgttattttcatcggattttgtctaatgcttagtccgtttctgtgtatgttacattttaatgttgtgtcgttgttctcctcttatatttaatgcgttttcctcagttttagtttgttaccccaattttgttttttgtccatagatttacgagttttgaacagcgatatactactgttgcctttatttaggttGATGCATTGTTACATTCTATGTGTATCCAAACTTTTTATATTGCATAAAAATAATTGTTCATTTCAACACGACATTAAACCGGAAGCCATGTGAAATTCTTTTCATTGTCATGTCATTGACAATCTCTTCCTATTTCAAATTTAGGGGGAAAATTATATACATTCGTACATGTAACATATGTTTTCAGTGTCGGTGCTTTTTATTTCAGAATGATTAAGATTACAGCTGTTTGTCTATTAACCATCATATGCATATTGGATTTTGGAATGTGCCTTTTCTACACAGACAGCAAAGAAAACGATTACCCACGAATTGGAAAGAGACGACATTTTGATGAAATTGTATACAATAACAATTACCAGCTAAAGTACAGAGAACCCAAAAAGACAATTGATCCTTTAACATTAAGTGAAGCTGTTATACCATCTGTGTtattgtttcaatattttgaCTTGGATAGTAAGTAAATTTAACAAGTTGAAGTGAAAATTCCAAAGACAACCTTGAAAAGATTTACTAATGATTTATAAGCAGCTAAAATAtacaattaggagataactgtattgtattttaagctccgacggcatcaattggggatttgatggtcgcaaattaagtttactggcgacgcgttagcggagacagtaaacgggtatttgcaaccatcaaatccccaattgatgccgttggagcttaaaatacaatattgttatctccattctaatgaaaatgacagaaaacaacgttaaaacatgcatttaaaatctgtcatatgcagtctgcgcttgcgcgtacgtcccatagcatcaatcgtcaattgatgccatgtaaataagtgacgttatccaatcaaaatgaacgttacaaacgttgttgcattagaatacaGGTTATAAGCACATTACAAGAAAATCAAATGGCTTGCGTGAGGTTTTAACGATCCCTCCCTATATAGTCATAAATCAAAATGCATCAATATAGAATTTCATAAATAATTATCTATAAACTGTCGATTCTTCAGTCTATTTTCACATGGCGCGTAAAACATGCATGGATAGAGATTACTGGCAAATAAATGAACCCgatatttatataatgtttgCAGATTATTTTTCATGGTTCTTTAATTCCAAAATTGATCTACCGGGTTTAtcatcaataaatcatgtttgttgcttttttatatatttttttttaatttttcatgatgGAACATGTGAAATTAATTACGTACTTCAGTATTTGgcacaagttataaaaaaatggACCACTTGTAAATGGATCAAGTCATAAAGatataataagatataaatattacaatttattttgtttattaaatcatTGTTGCTACTTATTTAAAACTTTCCACTTGAATCCATTGTACTATCAtacttatatatacattatatacaaagGGCAATTTATGTCAAAACTATATAACACAGCAATCATACGACTAAGTTATAATCAGAAAATAAACATCTTACACAGATAGTCTTCAATAGTgtggtcatttgtataaatttcctgttaacaaaacaatgaatttttcgaaaaactaaggatcttcttatcccaggcatagattaccttagatgtatttggcacaactttttggaattttgagtcctcagtgctcttcaactttggacttgtttggctttttaaatattttggtgtGAGcgtaagtcttatgtagacgaaacgcgcgtctggcgtactaaattataatccttgtacctttgataactacttcaacaataaacaggtgtcatgaAAGCACAAATCACAAAAGAGTGCCATTATGTTTTAACACTTTTCAGATTTACATAGCGCGGGAAACAAATAAGTTAAAGTGGCACTATCGCTTTATCGCATCAAATACTAACTTGATTATATTTTTCTATGTATTGATGGTCATAAAACCACGGAAGGTTTAATCCCCCATTTCCTACATAAAAAAATACTGGactataacagttgttttccattcgtttgatttgtttgagattttaattttgctatttgataagtgTCTTAACGTTTTGAATTTTGCCTTTggatttggtatttttgttattttacttttattaaattgttttacaaatatgtTGGTATGTAAACGAATACATTCAAAACAATATTCAGAAATAGTTGataggtttttaaaaaaaagatatgtaatgaaatgtttttcttttctttcagaaGATGGATTTGTATCTGCAAGCGAATTTTCAAGAAGAATATCAACTGGATTAAGTTATTTGATGCAAAGAGAAATGAACTGGGATCATTAGTTTTAACAATGTGCTGTTTTGTTCATATATGGGGATTGGATATATTTAACACTTGCTTTTTAAAAATAAGGGGTAGTAAattattttaccacgggttgggtAGTGATATAACTGAGGGGTTAGTGATGTCACTGAGGGGTGTTTACTGATATATTATTGAGGGATGGTTACTGACGGGAGGTTACTAATATTACTGATATAAGCACATAGAAAGAATCTTACATCCATAAATACTGAATAGattaacatgttttattgtttaaGTTTTCATACTTGTATTGACGATCTCACATTACCTCAGAGGTTCTTTTTCCACTGCTTACTGATCATGTTTCTttagaaaatataatttataaaagatttgtTTTGTCTTCAGTCTAATTGATCTGGCTATATGTCATGTTATTTTTGTGCGTCAAGTGTCTGTCAGAAAACATTATACATTATCATCTAGGCAAGGACGCTTAGTTTCAAAATCAGATAGAAACCGCTaacagacaaaaaatatatacacacacTAAACAGATCTCGAAAACTAGAAATCTTATCACTTTCTTCTTCCCaatcaaacatgacaaaaatgaacattttaaaaggAAATACGCTGATATATGTATAAGATATTGGATATTCACCAAAGAGACGTTAGCCATACCGAAACACATAcctgaaagacatctagaggtctaTATACAGTCTTCAAAAGTACTTTTTGGATTGTAGAAGGTAAACAATAACTGTGAATCTCAAAACTACCCCCGGCCGCttctgagaaaaataaatataaaaataacttcACTGAAACTATTTACTATCTGTCTTCATCGCCAAAAGCTAACATATGGCTTACAACAACCTCTGTCGAGGTTTCGGACTCGGCCAAGACATTAAATAAAAACTATGTGAcagtttttgagatctcaacctccccctTATTAATGCAAATCAATGGACAAACACAAGATTCACCTTTTACcttacaacataaaaaaatattttttacacttTAATCAACGTCCAACTAAATTTATTGGCGTGTAATTTAGTCTGTCGACCCTAAAACAGATTTTGATAATCGATTCTAAATTATATCTGGTCTATACTTACACATTAAATAGTTTAGACTAAAATATTATCGAGCTGTCTGGAGAAGAGAGTGATCTCATTGGTgtgttctcatttcgccttaacTGGAAATTCCaggtaaaaaaggaaaaaaaaatactaaggCCAGATGGGAATAGAATTAAGGCGAAatgtgaatttagataaaaatattaaataaacaaattaaacctctgtgtttttattgcaatttaaacAACATGCAATTAGTGAATCGTTTctcttgaattattatttttaattaaagtgaccatttttatgatttcaaaagttatgaaattaggaaaaatctaaaataaaacatttttaagttgGAAAGTTGCTTCTcttgaaatattgtttgtttcatatttcataaaagttgaaacttttattttattttatgcagTTAGAAGAATCTAAATAATCTAATTATCCTTTTACATTATGCAACACACAAAAAAGTTTAATagaacaaaaaaaacatgttttccaACAGACATTTATAACAGaaactttaataataataaaaaaaaatgaattaaaaaaaaactgtgcttCTTGTATATTAAATTTGTAAGGATTCCGTTAAACCTGGTGTCTCGCTTACTTTTGATGTTAATCGCAGTCTCAACAGAAATGAGAAGCTAAGTCCATTCATAagtaaaataaggaaataaagaacaaaattttaacttaatttctttctagatactagcttttgataataaacaagcttctgtctaagtttggtacaaatccaggatagtatacaaaagttatcaaaattttaaaaactttagcttctaagtgaatgtaatgttttcttGGCAGAAAcaataagtccatttatatgtaaaatactgaaaaaaattgaatatttcatcttacaaaatttacttctgtatactatcttatgatcataaacaagcttcagtcgaaatttggtacaaatccaggataatttaagaaagttattttaaaaactttaaccacagagggaaattgtaatgtttcctggcagaaaaactaagtccatttatatgtaaaatactatcattatattaatatttatttatgtttatattttgtgcTTTTTGTATTAATGCTTTTCTCTCATGTGATtcttaattacatgtacattattagttttctaatttaaaaatacatttgaaaaaaagatgaGCCACTCTTAAAAGAATTATTCAAAAAGAGAGACATTggaaagacacaaaaaaaaacatcttttaaaaagtatttcaagactgattttgacattaaaataacacatatcaaacataattgcaatacaaacaaaGAATAACTTAATTCCATTGTTTACACAAGTtcccatttcgccttagttaATTCTTTTAACCTGAAAATTTGTACTAAGGCAAACTGGGATTAATTTTATGTTATGATtttgacagctaaggcgaaatgaaAATAAGCCATCTCATTGGCTATCAAAGATATATAGACAACAAATTGTAAAGAATGCCTCAAATATTATTTGGAAAATTAATTTGTCTACACTGAAAATCATGTTACAGTGTAGCAAAACAATAGAATACACTCTTAAAAGGAATGCTTTCCATTCTTTTAGTATTTCTGTATTACTTGTTTTAACCTAGtagcaatatttacaaaataaataatgtcttTCTTTTGATAGAAGAAAACTTAGTGTATTGTTAGAATAAAACAATCAGTGATAACATTTGTAGTTTCAACTTATATTTCAGTGTATTATCACCTTATACTCTCttttcttaaataaatatggaAAAAACACTCTTATTTCTTAGAACAAAATAAACCTCTTGAATACGAATCTGGACATTAGGGTACGCAAGTTATTTACTGTTCTCACAGCTCCACATAAAAGCAAACCAGTAGAAATATATATGTTAATGGTGCATTTTGGTATAAAAATATCATGTCGAAGAAAAATTGGTTTACAAATGCAAATGCACACAGGAGGTGGAACAGTTGTCAGCTTCAAATTAGCTATTTAAGACCGTTGGTTTaccagtttgaattgttttacaatagtCATTGTGGCgccttttatatcttgctgttcgatgtgaacAAAAGCTCCGTGATGAATGCCGTACAAAAcatttaatggtttactttttacacattgtcaTTGGGATACACGTAATCCTTGAACAAATGAGCTttgacaaaaagaaataaaacaaacaaaaaatgagaagaactattcataaaaaaaaggccATAAAAGACAACGATGGGAGAAATGTGATGctaaaaacatacataaaaacttgtaaaattaaaagaaagaaaataaaaatgttatttaagaaataattcatggaagccatagatttgttggaaatttacacatggcctgggccgtgatattcgaattttatcctgagcgttagcgagggataaaattaacgaatatcacggcccaggccatgtgtaaatttacaacaaatctatggcttccatgaattatttcgattctaataggacaaatacgatcattaaaaaactgaagcgatgatgggtataccgtgtgtgtggctgttctattttacccactgttcgataaatgtaaaacaaatctaataaacctgcatgaatgatttcttaactaaccgctagaaaaaaaatgtgattacttttgttacttctcagtaaacccaacatttgcaattttaaatttacattttttatcgtaagctaccgtcaaattcactgttgacatgttgtaaccaaggagccgccatgttgacttgctgaaatcagtaaatgtgcgaataatgcaatagaacagaaaacaagcaacacctacctcaataatttattaatgcaattgtatccgagtttagaaggtaaacgcaatagaaaaacgttcagctttgacgttttcattcgtatgacgtcatgttttgaaatgacgttaatgcgccaaaatcattactggaatttcgcggaattttaatttattttgtatttgtccatTTTActgttctctaatgtgtaaattctttttgttatgcgtcagaatcagaataaatgttctgtagggttttattcaattgtaaattgttaacacagcgaaatccacaaccgtctacacataggttacgatacatgtggatttacgtgggaggcatatttaaacagccatttgtgtacatcttggagtctgcgctaagtatagatatatcgagaattttatcacggtgttgtttacaaagcaaaagaagcacgtcatattagaattgaaTTTTGAAACCAAAAGAGGAACAGTTAGAACATACACAGAAAAGCCAGGAATAACCTATAAACATTAGCGATAACGATTGTAAAAACAAAACTTAGAATGACTAGTTTTATATAGTGCTGATGTGcttgtctattgtttttataatgataaagattataatgttgactgctgtatctctatgttttacattttaatctaTTTCTTGTATGacggtttgttttgttcacacattgttgtcaatataataaaattgcaTGCGTCTGTCATATAAATGAGAGGTCTAGCTAGCTATGATACCTGGTTTAACCAATCAATTCATACACAAAGacattcctgtaccaagtcacacATAGACAGTTGGTTTCCATTcctttggtgtgtttgagctgcTGCTTTTGTcctttgataaaggactttccgatttgaatgttcctttgagttgggtatttttggttatttaactttttgttttataatatcgCTGAACATAAAGTATGCAGCAATCAATCATTCCATTTAATAGCTTTAACGATAATTTTTCGAGATTCCCTCATTTAAGATTATTTCTTAATAATAGTTTGAAATGCGTTATTTTCTCTTACACTCAGGATTCGGCTACTCTTCTATGTCTCTTAACGGTCTTAAAgtagttatcagaggtaccaggattataatttagtacgccagacgcgcgtttcgtctacataaaacttaccagtgacgctcatatcaaaatatgtattaaGCCAATCAAGTACAtagttcaagagcattgaggatccaaaattccaaaaagttgtgctaaatacggctacggtaatctatgcctgggataagaaactccttagtttttcgaaaaattcatagttttgtaaacaagaaatttataaaggTCTGAAGATATCATGGATTTATAAATCTATCGCTTCCAAACATTTCCATGGTTCATAATGCAGGCTTTCAAAGTTTTCGGCTTTAAGGCTCCTGATAAATGCGTGGCAATGAAAAGcgctaaaaaaataattaatcaaatGGTTTCCCCCGTTTTATAAGTGTTGGAAAATGTTTCTTAGTATTTGATATACGCAATGTTATATTTTGTGTACCAATAGAGTAACATATGGTGAATAATACACCGatgcaataaaaagtaaaatgtgatttaagaattaaagtattTTCAACAAATCTAACACAAGTACATTGATACGCTCCATACACACGTTGGTTGcaataaaaatttagaaatacAACAAATCAAGCCaaacataaagatataaatagaagTACATTGTTTCATTTCGTATAAGCCTCTTTTCAGAGCATCCCAATACAGTGATAATATGACAATCTTACAATTCATATAAAGGATTACCATAAACAACGACTTTTATATTTCCAAATCGACAACTTAAAAGAATTTATAGCTGATTATCTCGCAAATATGTAATGacaaattaaaacattcaaagtactgaagtactgaacatcggatgacctaaagttcttgtggatggtcacaagcacttcagtgtctcagaaaaaaaaaatacatgtctaAACCTGAAAGTGAGGTGAAAGTACAGATAAAAAGAATTCTGAGATAAGTTCGTGCATGGATGATAAATTCAACCTCatcgtaataactattatattgtagtgatacaaatcagtatactctggtttgttgttatatattatattaaaatttgtatattacagaaggcatctatatacaaagtatgaagcatccaggctcgacaataaaacctCCAAATTTGGATCTGACGTAACTGTgtattctacataagaaaatgtccataccaagtcaggaatatgacagttgttttccattcgtttcatgtgtttgagcttttgattttgccatacgATTAGGGACGATTACGTTTTAAGTACATTCTACCCAGACGTCCTCTTTTATCCAACTGTTTGGATCTTTAATCAATCGATATCATTTCTACAACTTGCAAGAAGAGCCAGATGATGCTAACTAGCCAACCAAAAACTATTGGTCGAATAAAAACAGGCATATTTgcataaaagacaaacaacagcgcacatcaatttaaaaatttgTTACATCAAGAGAATCGCAATGGCTGTATcagtaaaatatatgttaatgacCTGCCAAATGTGATTAATTGCGTTTAAATACTCGTTCCCCTTAACTAAAATTTAAAGGTCTCTTGATTTGGATATAAATCAGGTATGTGTTTCACGAATGACATTGACAATAAAGGATCAAGGACAAAACTAAACAATTAACTGGCACCACAAAGTTATATGCACCAAACGCACATTCCATATGTTAAGTTCACACCAGTGTTgccaaaaattgaaaatcataaagTGCACTGTGATAAATCATGCCAAAAGACACAAAAAGGGTCTTAATTACCAATCCGAGACAAcctatgattttttattttaactttataGGTTAACAAAGCATAATGCATTAAGAAAGACTATTATACTATATACATAtgtaaattgcaaaaaataaaattgtcaagaTAAAACATGAAGTCCCCGGCCAGAGGAAGACAACATTTTGTCAGACTTCCAACAGAACAttcaatttgatatttataagtgCGAACACGAACCGTCTCTCTTGAGGGTATTTCTTTACTCTTCTTGAAGGAGaagtcgattttttttatatattgatgttAAACACCCAGTGGtaaatattacatatattttCTGAACAAAACGTAATAAAGTTTTGTGAATATATGCTGGACGTATTCAATGTGCCAGATTTGTATGCTTGTGCAACATAAACAGTACACAGGAAGACATGACACCATTCCCTGACGCATTATTTGACTCAGAGTCAACGAGACTCTTACTCCTAAATACTAAATCCGAGTTaagaagcatatatatatatatatattaaaatatgtgGTTTGACCTGGCTGTGAAACGTGGTGAGTCCCCTACTACCAAGAGacgattttattcattttaagtttcattacaaaagaattaaaaatatattaagatgCACTTTCTCGGGTAAATAACAAATTCGTGAAATTTATTCTTCATGCGTTTCAACGAAATCAACATTCAGGACTATGGTAAACACAGCAAGGTGTGTTTCAAAAAGttatataaaacaattatcacatattatatatttattggaCATACAGTGACTTCTTAATTGAATGCAATAAATGTCTCATAAGTTGCTTAGGTCGCATTAACCTTGCAAATAAAAATTTGACATCGTTATCGGGCTAAGTGTTTTACAAATGGCTTAAAACATGTGTCAACTATTcatgatttacaaaaaaaaaagaacatgctTATATCtttaagatataaagaaattaaaatatataagaacATTATAAAAGTCATACACAAATAGTCAGAACCTGAACTGTTTTTCGTTTTCTTTTGATGTTGGACTGGTCTCTGTTGAGTGTATTGGTGAAGAATCTGTAGAAAGTGATTTCTGCTTCCTAAATTTCTTCTTCGTGCTATGAAAGGTTTCGGATGCTACTCGGACATTAGAAATGTTCCTTGTTCCGCCACACTTTGTTGCTTTTAATTCTCCCCTTTCTTTCAAAGATCCGTGTCTGTTATGTTTAATTTTCagtattgtttttctttcatcTTCTAAAACTATTTTTTCTAATAGTGGTTCTTTAACCTTCGGTGGATTCGGTGATAAGAGTTTCTCTGGATCTAATATAGtcttttctttgcatttttcttCACCTGTCTCTTGACGAACAGTTTTCCTCTTTTCTTTTGACGAATTACTCCGTCTCATTTTGGAAGAATCCATATCTGTCTTTactgtttttctttctttcaatgaCCCACCTCTTCTATTTTTATGTCGTCCAATAGCACGCGGTGATATGTTGTCATCTTCAACTGTACCCTCGTACTGCAGATTGCCGAAATTTGTTACGTCCTTTTTACACGATAGCGGACCATGTCTCGAAGAATCAACTCGTCTCGGTGACGTCATTGAAGATACAGATAATGAATGACCAGAACCAGGTCGGCAGAGAATTTCACTTTTCGCTCGTTGCAATAGCTTATGCTGATTTTGTTCTGCGATTGTTTTTCGGGGTCGACGGATCGATGAAGTTGATTCCCATTGGTCACAATAGTTATCGTCTCCGccatcattttgtctcttgtacTGAGAAGAACGCAGTTTAGATATGAATGATGCCGCAAGCAGTGTTGTTCGTATACCGGATGTAGATGACTTTATTTTATCAACATCTTCGTATTCTAAAGATTTCCTCCTCGACATTTTGAAGCACTGTTTTGAACCtactaataaaaatcaaaaggattatttcattaatttcaaaacatttatgaaaataaCGATGACAAGTTTATAAATTCGGTGTAAGGTGAAATTTGGCGTCTGAGCTTAGTACTTATTCTTTTCCTTTTTGTGACTCAAATAAAGATCTAAGCTTCACTGTCAACCAAattcaaatcaaatttgaaaCACAAATTCAAAACACTGGAAAGCCATGTTTATAAGACCAGACAATTCAACGATTGAGTTTGACAAAGTAACAACCACGCTTATAAATGTTTCaagttttttcaaatttaaatatttctcaATGTATCGGCCCGAATTTCCGAATATTTCCCGATGGTGCCattagctcagtagtcagtgcgtTAGCACTGGCAGGATTACTAAAGGCTACATGTAAGATACGGCTTTACATAATCCGTAgatacattttaaatttattctaaaacttAGGTTCCAACTCCCTTAGGAAACGTTTACTTTTAAGATAGATGGATTGGCTATTCTTTTTATGTCCGTTGGGTATATAGCTCCTCACACATTGATTATATATCCTTGATTTTCTCATGTTATGGGTTTGAGAAGTTCTGGTGAAAGCGCTTCATTTGAATATTACAAAACGTAATTGAGAAGGATATATTTTTAGGAATTCGTTAGATCTTACCAGTGCCTTTGTACTTTCTATCTAATGATATTATTCCCCAActtcatacatgtattaaaactcATATAACAATATTATATGACTTgtcaaattgataaataaaagtctacgtacatttttgtaaattgtatgTAATATTGTTAAATGAGCTATAATAAAACATGTATGCAGTTGTGGAATAAATCATAAATTTGTTGAGAAAAAGATACCTgggctgcgttcaatatcgtagcggctacaaagggctacgtagatttatgactattgaacgtatagctagcctagctgctacatagatattgatagcaacTAGGCTAGCTTCATGTTCAGTAGAcaaaaatctacgtagcactacgtagccgctATGATATTGAACGCAACCATGGTAGTATTTGTGTATAGAAGAGATAGTAATTAAAATCGTGTTCTCGGGTTTATAATCATGATAAGCTTGTGATAAACAATAACATGATATTTTAGAGAAGAGGAGTGAGTTGTCAAACTTGATACCAGGTACTTTTACTGCTTAGTAATATTGTTTCAAATCTGATTAAACACCAGATCCTGTGTCAACGTTTCGCTGAACAGAATCCGAAAAGATTGCATTCTAGTTTCTATTTCGATGGCCTTTCGTGATCCTTTGGCCAAGCATGTGTGTTTACtgttacattgagtctatgggagtaACATTGTGACTTTTACAGTGCTAAATTAAAaatggtcaaacaaactttaggGTAGGGGATGAAAATTAGGGTAGGTAAGGATACAGTAAACacgcatacatttttgttttgcctttatAGGTTTTGTCGTTATGATCGATACAAACCTCCAAAATTTGGTAGCAGAAAtatgggttgatataaaaattaatcaGAACAAAAAGTAGGACGGATTGTTGTTAGATTCCTTTTAAACAAAACGCGGACACGTTAACTGTATTTAAATCAGATTGTATTGTTTCACTTTTGATGAGATTATTGGTCGACAGCAACAATTTCTTTAAATGTCATGTTGTAatggttaatttaaatttaaactgaAAAAGGTCACTTtacttaaaaaaatacttttaaccaaAATTTGTATCAATGCAGTTCAGAACTGTAtagatatttaaaattaattaaacattttcatAATAACTTTCAAcgattgttttttgttgttgttgaagcAAGTAGGCACCACTTACCATGAGGGAAGAACGACATTATACTTTCAAAAACCAGTGATATTAACACAAAACCCAAAAGTATAGTAATGTACATTTCAAAGAATTGTTTTCGAAATTACAGCTTAACATCATGTAAatactttgttattattatttaaattcgAATAAGATACGACGAATGTTTCTATTATTTTACAACAATAAACCATGACAGTCAAACAATTATAGCAATACCTgttattttgtgtttatcttgtTTGACCGGTAACTGGCTGAACTTTGGCATTATCATGACAGGGTACGGATTTGATATGAAGTCGTCTTCATTGCTCGATTCTGACGATTTTTCATCTTTCGCATCTTCATCTACAAGACACAAAAAATACCTTAGACTTCAAATATTAACATGCttataataaaaatgtttgtaCACGTACGGTTTCTGTATCATTGGTCTCTTGTGATTAGTTGACTCATAATTGATAATCATACAAATCTTCTTTAATGTTTTATATGATTGTACTTGTATACAAATTTAATGTATCTTtgttaatattaatttataaacgGAGATGAGAGAAATGTTTCAACGAGAGAGAGAAAAATCAACGTTAGGCAGTTTTTAACGATAGGCAATtgctttaacaaaaattgaaacaaaatgttaTAATGTTCATGTGGTGAAGGGCTAAGGAATTGAACTTCACCGGGAACGCTCAATgatgaatatttgaaagccaatgatgtatacattttgtaagAGTCTAAACCGTTGAAG
It includes:
- the LOC139511714 gene encoding uncharacterized protein isoform X2 translates to MEQNVLLDNATSELHSIKGMAQKNVAEKVLHQKLQKQIDKQKKAFVKQHSKDENELKLILQRLQLEQQLIETDVNDLSDEDAKDEKSSESSNEDDFISNPYPVMIMPKFSQLPVKQDKHKITGSKQCFKMSRRKSLEYEDVDKIKSSTSGIRTTLLAASFISKLRSSQYKRQNDGGDDNYCDQWESTSSIRRPRKTIAEQNQHKLLQRAKSEILCRPGSGHSLSVSSMTSPRRVDSSRHGPLSCKKDVTNFGNLQYEGTVEDDNISPRAIGRHKNRRGGSLKERKTVKTDMDSSKMRRSNSSKEKRKTVRQETGEEKCKEKTILDPEKLLSPNPPKVKEPLLEKIVLEDERKTILKIKHNRHGSLKERGELKATKCGGTRNISNVRVASETFHSTKKKFRKQKSLSTDSSPIHSTETSPTSKENEKQFRF
- the LOC139511714 gene encoding uncharacterized protein isoform X1; the protein is MEQNVLLDNATSELHSIKGMAQKNVAEKVLHQKLQKQIDKQKKAFVKQHSKDENELKLILQRLQLEQQLIETDVNDLSDEDAKDEKSSESSNEDDFISNPYPVMIMPKFSQLPVKQDKHKITVGSKQCFKMSRRKSLEYEDVDKIKSSTSGIRTTLLAASFISKLRSSQYKRQNDGGDDNYCDQWESTSSIRRPRKTIAEQNQHKLLQRAKSEILCRPGSGHSLSVSSMTSPRRVDSSRHGPLSCKKDVTNFGNLQYEGTVEDDNISPRAIGRHKNRRGGSLKERKTVKTDMDSSKMRRSNSSKEKRKTVRQETGEEKCKEKTILDPEKLLSPNPPKVKEPLLEKIVLEDERKTILKIKHNRHGSLKERGELKATKCGGTRNISNVRVASETFHSTKKKFRKQKSLSTDSSPIHSTETSPTSKENEKQFRF